The sequence below is a genomic window from Glandiceps talaboti chromosome 14, keGlaTala1.1, whole genome shotgun sequence.
tgcatgtatatatgtatgtatgtatgtatgtatgtatgtatgtatgcatgtatgtatgtatgtatgtatgtatgtatgtatgtatgtatgtatgtatgtatgtatgtatgtatgtatgtatgtatgtatgtatgtatgtatgtatgggtatgtatgtatgtatgtatgtatgtatgtatgtatgtatgtatgtatgtatgtatgtatgtgtgtgtatgtgtgtatgtgtgtatgtatgtatgtatgtatgtatgtatgtatgtatgtatgtatgtatgtgtgtgtatgtacgtgtgtgtatgtatgtatgtatgtatgcatgcatgtggtATGTGACTACAGATCTCTGTCTGAtatgtggtatgtatgtatgtatgtatgtatgtatgtatgtatgtatgtatgtatgtatgtatgtatgtatgtatgtatgtatgtatgcatgcatgcatgcatgcatgcatgcatgcatgcatgtatgtatctatgtatgtatgtatgtatgtatgtatgtatgcatgtatgtatgtatgtatgtatgtatgtatgtatgtatgtatgtatgtatgtatgtatgtatgtatgtatgtatgtatgggtatgtatgtatgtatgtatgtatgtatgtatgtatgtatgtatgtatgcatgtatgtatgtatgtatgtatgtatgtatgtatgtatgtatgtatgtatgtatgtatgtatgtatgtatgtatgggtatgtatgtatgtatgtatgtatgtatgtatgtatgtatgtatgtatgtatgtatgtgtgtgtatgtgtgtatgtatgtatgtatgtatgtatgtatgtatgtatgtatgtatgtatgtacgtgtgtatgtacgtgtgtatgtatgtgtgtatgtgtgtatgtatgtatgtgtgtgtatgtatgtatgtatgtatgtatgtatgtatgtatgtatgtatgtatgtatgtatgtatgtatgcactatgtatgtatgtgtgtatgtacgtgtgtatgtatgtatgtatgtatgtatgtatgtatgtatgtatgtatgtatgtatgtatgtatgaatgtatgtatgtatgtatgtatgtatgtatgtatgtatgtatgtatgtatgtgtgtatgtgtgtgtatgtacgtgtgtgtatgtatgtgtgtgtgtgtgtgtgtgtgtgtgtgtgtgtgtgtgtgtgtgtgtgtgtgtgtgtgttcatacAATGTCCTGTCTAAAATACTTTGTGTTAATCTTATTTCAGTCCAACGGGTGAATACATCAACATATCGACGTGTCGTGTATTTAACCCTGGAGGCAGGGACAGAGAAGAGTATGCATCCAAACTACCAATCAACGACTACTTAATTGGTAGACGAGTAAAACAAGATGGCATTCAGTGTTATCAGTTGTACCCCAAGAATAAATTCAACACTGGATACAAACGTAAACCAAAGTCGACCATATATCCTAATTCAGTACATCAAGGTGGGATAGCTATTGACGTCAGTGATGATGTCACTGAACCTCCTTTCTCCAAGGGTCAGAAGTGGCACAGAGTACGCAGTTACCTAGACAACGGCAAGGTGAACTATAAAAAGAAAGACTATTGTGGCTTTCTCCACGTCATTCCATGAACCACCTTGACATTGACCTTGGTTGCACTATAACAGCAAATAGACGGACTATCGATAGTAGTTTCTCGTTTATCTATTCGAACCATTTAATGGTGTATTTTGTGCTTTTTACAGGACACTCCTTTTGCGTTTCGATGTATACGTAGTAAATGgtgtatatagtacatgtaatatcttaAAATAGGCAACATGATATAGAGTAGGAAGATACATACTCcttagaaataaaacaaataccatAGACATATGTGGTGAGCTTTTATAGtagcgcgcgcacacacacacacacacacacacacgcacacacacacatacatacatacatacatacatacatacatacatacatacatacatacatacatacatacatacatacatacatacatacatacatacatacatacatccaggcaggcaggcaggcaggcaggcaggcagacagacagacagacagacagacagacaggcacttACCCAGCAGGagtttctctttcaatcttgattttgggcagaaacagcatcccctATGATagcatgagagagagagagagagagagagagaaagagagagagagagagagagagagagagagagagagagagagagagagagagagagagagagagagagagagagagagagagagagagagagagagagagagagagagagagagagagagctgcCGCGTGATTAATTATAgacttagggagccttcagtaattacggggCGGGGGAATTTAGGGTATGTCTGAGCTTTTTCTAAAATGTAACTGTCAGGAGATGATTTTTCTGTTCAATAAATCTTGTAGGTAACTCATTTCAGAGTGCTGACTGATTCAGTCATTGTGTAGAACTTGTTTTGATGACAAGGTAAAATATGATTAGGTTCAACCCTtaccatttacatattattgagGAATTAAAACTCAATCATTATGTTCACCATCACAAATCGTTGTGCTCCTGAGTACTTAAATTGCAATGTAGAAATGGTCCGTAATCGACATGGTTATAGAACAAGAGCGAGTGAACTGTCATGTGTAGTTCCAAGAGTCAGTGGTATTATCTCGAGAAATGATCCCAATAATATTTCCAAAAATGGGTGacagagagagcgagagcgagccagcgagagagagagagacagagagagagagagagagagagagagagagagacagacagacagacagacagacagacagagacagaactGCCTCATGATTAAGAAGTTATTGCGACGAAGAAATGTACTTGAATTAGTAAACTCCCGCTCCTAATAAGAAGAAGAGAGAAGGAGAAGAAGAAGGAGGAGGAGGCATAGATAAATGCATTCGCATGGCAGCCACCAACGGTGCCTCACTACTGAATATTGGCTTTAGAAAACTTACTCGGTAAACGATTGCGTCTGAAGTTTagtttggttcaaatcatgagaaAAATATTTCAGCCCCCACATCAGAATCCTCATACCCTCCCCTTACCCCTCaattttttcatgccccccccccaaaaaaaaaaaaattcccccCGTAAATTCTAACCCCAACCTAGTCGACCTGAGAGCACTGACACAGCATTTGCATCCACAAATGAAAGTACACATAACGATACTTTGGAAACAgggaaatgacgtcatcaaaatgATTCTCTTGTTTCTCCTGCATTGCATAACTACggcggcccacaggtgacagacgaaaactaaatttgtgctacaaataattgatttttgacggcaaaatatttaataaaaggataacacttttatttcatatggcaaaacattaatttcttgggtcaatatagaaatatcaaagcaaaaaactacaatttctgtgacaaataaattctttttacagagcagaaaattaatttgcgaaacgaaaatttttattcgtgtggccaaaactttattttcgagtgaGAACATTCAAGTTGCGGGATAAAATGTTGAATTGTTGGtgcaatgtttgaaacattagaaccgttttttctaaagttttctAACAAGACTTAAAATACCTCATTGCACACTATTAATCCTTAGAGCAGTACACCAAGTTTTCATGAAAAATCTCTAACTTTGTGTAAAAAGTATTTAAATGTCAAgccggaatatgaatttaagtccattacaatcttatactctgactgcagaaacaacatttgtcaccatACAAACTCCTTTTCTTatcgacgagatttacttaacacaggatgcaacattaatgtttggggacgaaacattaatatgcgaggacaaaactttctttttgtttgACGGAAGCAggactgcatgacggaaattgattatatatcccacaatcctcggcacactcttggcggctatttcaacttcgcgaccagcactatatctgatcatgtcaagtggtaaacacatcaattgtttccagtgtataaatgttttttctctgtctgtctgtctgtccgtctgtctgtctgtctgtctgtctgtctgtctgtctgtctgtctgtctgtctgtctgtctgtctgtctgtctgttcaattcaattcaattcaatacaattcaattcaattcaataactttattatccgTATATGAATGTGGAAATTTGTCTTTCGgctcaaaacacaatttacaaacaatttacacaagtacaatatatacaaatacatacagtgagtttaaaaggactttacagtgagtttaaaatagGCTGTTGGAAcgaacgattttttaaaaaggtttttccTTGCAGGAGGCATTCTGTAACGGTGTGTACGTGTGCAACTGTAAtagtaccttgtacaaatgaaacGTAAGTAAGTTAGTTCGTACCCAAGaatatcagtttacaatttcaattataCAAATTTGGATGTTGTTggaacaggtccctcaaaatacGATTTTCTCGGGCTATACTttttatatatatctttatagaaatacgtgtttaACCAagactgggtgtctggccgtacgtacgcaccggaaaaaacgtagcagaaacactgtCACTTGGAAAAAATGCTGTCCTGTTAGAGCtttgattatatacataagCTTTGGTGAGTTAAATAAGTTACATAATGAGTgcatgcctgtgtgtgtgtgtgtgtgtgtgtgtgtgtgtgtgtgtgtgtgtgtgtgtgtgtgtgtgtgtgtgtgtgtgtgtgtttgagtgtgCATATCTgtacagatggatggatggatggatggacagatggctGGATGTAATTATAGGGAGATAACATTAAGTTCACTACAAACTTACTTACTTTCACTGTTAAGGTGATTAGTAATGTCGTACCCAAATGATTTGTAACATTGGTGTCATTTACGATTGGACTACTCTGGACAAAGGATGGGATATGCTAGCAATATCAAAGAAACCCAAACTAATCCAGCTGTCTCTGTGGCTGAATCTGTCATTGTGTCCAGGTTTTACCTTTATCAACCTATCTAATAATAtagtttgaaaacaaataatacatACTAAATCAAATCCAAAATTAGAAAGACTACTGCATGTATTGCAATCAATGATATCagtgtttctatggaaacaaatACTACAATAAATTTTCACAATGCACTGTACATCTAATAGTTATCTTTATGTGttggtatatttttttctctataGTTGTCCTGTGTgtgtcattgtttgtttgtttgtttgtttgtttgtttgtctgtttgtttgtttgtttgtctgtctgtctgtctgtctgtctgtttgtttgcttgtttgtttgatttctgTAAACAACACCTTAGTTGCCACAGTTTTGATCATCGAATTGAAATTTGTTCATCTATATTCTTTCAGTGCTTCACTATTACATCATGGCTCTTGGTAGACAtcaatatttattagatgaacaatatacataaaTCCataactatatttattagatgaacaatttacataaattcatgactatatttatgagatgaacaatatacatcaattcatgactatatttattagatgaacaatatacatcaattcatgattatatttattagatgaacaatttatatcaattcatgactatgtttattagatgaacaatttacatcaattcatgactatatttattagatgaacaattttcatcacttcatgactatatttattagatgaacaatttacatcagttcatgactatatttattcaatttagGTGTCATGAATATTCCACTACTATTTTTATGTGCTAGCTGTCCTGTAGGTCAGAAAACCCGACAAATCTATTTACCGGTGAAATCAACTCGTGTTTGCATCTCTAGAACTAATTAGAGAATAAATCAAACTAATAACTGATAATACATTAAGTGTCCTTTGCCTGATATGATTTAGTCcttgattttgatgaaaaaatatgaaGTGTATAACGATTTAAAATACTCATTTTGTTTTcgataaaaataaagaatttgaCTTGAAGCAGAATTAactttagggagcgatcagtttttacggccggcgGGGGGTGGGTGTAAATCAGGGTGGgggcacctcaatttgggactcaaagagggggtcaccttattttcaaagACTGAACAAAATTATGAACCCCCTGCTGTACTTACATTTCCATACATCAAatatatgtgcatacaataaaccataaatgatggctataaatatacgttcaaatataacataaactctttgtctcttgatacatcatAAGCATATGACATGGTGACATAACATTTCaccttttaagcaacagttttgttagaaatgacttctcaatattgcaggccatgagttgcattgtgtcatcatgtggtataaaaacttgcatgtgtagctgtacacgtaacacataagaaatgaaataccttgaaatttactggatggattgacggagtttagataagacgtaggaaaaaaaaggcgcgagtaactgtcgacagtctaactgtcaagatgctatcaaagtatatttcaaaagtatttcaaccctatgtagttgctatttacatgttggtgctgtcttgtaaagcttggaaattatttgtctgaaagggtctgaatagcctcaACATTGACTGTTCAGGGTAAAatacctccagggcttctacggggagacccctaggacccctaTAAGAGATGCACATactcccttctcaagctttcccctacctttcagtcaagatgctattaaactccttttagaatatatttaccctgtgtcgtcaataattataattatgatagtgctaacccaggatcttataaagtagatgcatgacagtcaagcagtccacactgagtcaccaTAACAAAaactgtcatgtgaatattatatatggggggggggggggaatcatcatgttttagaattaaatgataggggtcagcctgtttttggttttacagatattggggtcagtgactttttctcagcccgatttaagaatccccccccccccggctggagaaactgaccggtcccttatccCGGTTTTAATGAGATTCACAAGGTCTGCAATTTTTCACAAATGATGAGACGGGAGGTTAGGTAGACAGAAACAGTGATAGGCTCAGGCAGATATACGGAGAAATTTAACGGCGTTGCTCTGGTATTGATTATCGATACGACATTGTGGACcgtgtaataaataaataaatacacagtttCAAATTGATGTGCACTCATGAAATCCCTtcattatgagatatttatttactttttaaaatgatattgtctATAAATGGGAAACTGTACATAGAGCAAAAAAGGGTACTAAAGGATATGATGGTCTtcaatatggcagccatattgattgatttcaacTGGATGTTAATACTGTATACACGCTGTGTGGTAGACaagatattatatttaatatcaaGGAGAATGTTCTGGAGTGGATATAATGTTGACTCGGTCCTGACAATGTAGGGAATGTGCCCATTTAGTCTTTGGCAGTTTTAGCCTTCCCTCGATCAGCTCAATCAATTAGATTCAAACACGAGTAATGATTAATGTACTGTCATCACAAACATTTCCAtagtagtgggaaacaaccaTTTGCCTTTAAAACTGTCAATGTGGTGGGAGCGGTGAGATCAAGTCCTAATCACCGAGTCTGGGCCAGGAGTTCTTCTCTTCTCCATATCCAACAGCATTTTAACctatgtttttaaaatattttaatagaaGATTCACTATTAGATAATATAGGCATAGGCACTTGAAAAGTGTTCCTTCATTACATCTCCAAGGTTATAATGCATATTATGAACTTTTACAAATATAGTCACCATTCGGCCATAATTTATCAGTTGCAAAAGAAAGTGATGTGCACGTGACTCACATAGTATAATACCTTTGTgtcaagtttggttgaaatcaattGGTGCATACCACAGTTATGAGGGTGAACGCATTGATGGGACACACACATGGCACCCAATATAATAGTCTCCTCTAGCTGGTGCTCTTTGGGGACTGAAAAGATGTTAGGCTGCGCAAATTAAATTCTGTGTTTGACATCACCCTGAGATTGGAAAATCAAGGAGGGAGGGCGgtttacaaacaaactaactgtatattccaaaatatgcaaattcagacaaaaatgaaaatttgagtGTACAGTGACTATAATACAAGTGTAGCACCCATACATTTGACAAGATTAAGGTggacaaacaaaaaacattttatttgtagtttattacagatacatgtatgtacattatacatgatAGTGTTGTCTTAGTGATGAAACCACATTGTAATGATGATAGTGTCAACtcagtggactatatccatggtcctcaccaggaatattttgctcttcttttttcattttcttttagttttagtgtAATTATTAGCTGGAAGTAATTTTGTCAGAACTTGTAGCTTATTGACTTATTTGCTTTTCCTGCTCCTCATTTTGTCTGTTATGTACcctttgtacaatttctggtgaaataaatagaaaaaagtCTTAACCATGCACACTTGaagttgtatttgattgatacatacattgtgttgtgtgtgtagtCATATTcatgtccattcatagattgaCGAGATCAAGTAaagggagtgatcagtttttacagCCTGGGGTAACATCACTAGCCATGTTGTACTGAAGAGAGTGTCAACACTGAGTCTCTACCACATACATATGGAGTCAACACTGAATCAAaagttgtatttgattgatacatacactgtattgtgtgtgtaatcatatcaatgtccattcatagattgaCTAGATCAAATTAAGCTatggacattgatatgtcatgtcacaatatatacaattattataatagttttagtttgtgtctttctaaacttgtcaaaagtgaTCTCACCAAAGTAATCTATTGCGTTTACTTACACCCATGGGcttcacacacaaacagacatcgTTGACAAGGTGCAAccatattgttttaatatcagaCTTTTATAAAATACTCTACATgcaagtacaatacaataatccATACAAAAGTCGTTACATTACCATTTCTATAACAACAGGGGTTACTAAGGCATTGCTAACCCAAACTTGGCCCCGCACTAAAAACCAACTCTGGAAAAGCGTAGGCATATATCGTAATTGCATccataaagtacatccatcccctaaataaaatataatactctccccttaataaaaagtacatccatcccctaaataaaatatttctctacccttaatataaagtacatccatcccctaaataaaatatttctctccc
It includes:
- the LOC144446026 gene encoding uncharacterized protein LOC144446026 isoform X2, with the protein product MVEMVLKFNPPRFPPNSCPAGGPASNPHCVVCYYHITDHCLVCVSPTGEYINISTCRVFNPGGRDREEYASKLPINDYLIGRRVKQDGIQCYQLYPKNKFNTGYKRKPKSTIYPNSVHQGGIAIDVSDDVTEPPFSKGQKWHRVRSYLDNGKVNYKKKDYCGFLHVIP
- the LOC144446026 gene encoding uncharacterized protein LOC144446026 isoform X1 produces the protein MVNNTYMVRYSEPLTVNPKVNTKLAVQTMTLYREVLKFNPPRFPPNSCPAGGPASNPHCVVCYYHITDHCLVCVSPTGEYINISTCRVFNPGGRDREEYASKLPINDYLIGRRVKQDGIQCYQLYPKNKFNTGYKRKPKSTIYPNSVHQGGIAIDVSDDVTEPPFSKGQKWHRVRSYLDNGKVNYKKKDYCGFLHVIP